The genomic DNA AGAAAAAACTAAATGCATCATGTGATTTGCATATAAGCTTATTCCACAGTTGTTTAGTTATATTCATTAATGCAACGTATCTTTTTACAACACAACTTGAACACACTTGGCCCTCCATTAGGAATAGAGTTAATGGATGTACTGTATGCTatattaatatgaaaaaaaatgatttgtttctgtttgtggtaactcccgtaggaactcggcaggacagcattttgctggtaaacgccaagctggtatataaccaattacctgaAACATTTTACGACTatgttaatcagtcatagtggctgacgttatagatgacagatatcactctcgggccttttatcaaagtggagaaaatggcagagttgggattcgaattcacaaccttgcgattattaGTACAATGGTCTCACgtgcctaatcactagtggcaggccctagatattcattcgagccaacccattgctattttttttttattttgatatggctgattgacaaagtgtatgcatatgattgtccatctaacactgattctatttttggtaattactgaacttccttttccctaattggaaagaaatatcaccaattttggactatattttgactggcggaaggattacggctattttgctgtttgagttgatgaatctgctcccccgacggtgtcttcaaacacgccaatttattttaaaaatgagccggtcgagggacccttttctggtcagatatggattgctagatataaatcctatccactggtagtaaacattcgacccccgaatttcatccttattttttaatgaattttttaaagtgccaatttaacacatgagtctgtggggaatgaattaggcctgtgagacccaatgctctaaccactggaccacacgaccggTGATTTAATTCGTTTAGAGATTTATGTGAACTATCGACAATCACTGAAACATTTGTTTTGGTGAATTCAATGTATTTTCAGAGTAGATTAATCGTTATCACTTTGTTCCCTTTTGCTTCATATCTCAACAGACTGTCATGGACAGGAAGTTACAGTTCCAGAGAGCGCGACATTTTGGGTGGATGACGGGTCTGCCTCCCTCTCTTGTCAGGTGACGGGAAGCCCACCACAAGTCACGTGGAGTATCGGAACGGATCCCCTAGCGAGTTGGACCGAAAATGGTGAAGTCACATTGCCTAAACCTGGCGGGAAATACAATATGACTGTTGACGGGCAGGAATTTGATTTGTTAATTAATAACATATCTATCTCAGATGCTCTAAATTACACGTGTGCCGCTTTCGGCGGAGGTACCGCAAAGTTTGAATCATCGGAAGTAAAAGTTTACCGTAAGTCTGTTCTATCGCTATCTATtctaaaaaataacattataaaattactttttactCTCAGACTTAGACCTGAAGCGTTAAACATTGTAATTTATAAACCTATATTTCGCACTTTGTAACACAGAATGCAATAAAACTTTTCTATGAATTGTATTATTTACGTTTAGGAGAGGCTAGCGAGCCAGTAATTAAAGAGTGTCCGACGAACAACGAAGTCGATGATGACTGCCGTATTGACGTCTTCAACGAAACATTTATGGCGAACCTGACATGCACCGTCCAGCATTTCTTCCCAAATGTGACGATCACGTGGTCTTCGACTCATGGCGTCATCGATCCAATCAACATCGACTGGCAGCTTAGTGATGAAGGGTGTTACTGTGCGTACGTTACGATCGAGGCTCGTCCGCAAGACGACGCGTACGTCTGCACTGTGACCGGGGAAGCCCTTCGCGATGAGCGCACGAAATCGCTACGAGCTTTGGTGCGGGTCTACGAGGATGGGGTGAATCCCACCAAGAGAGACccggatggtgatgatggtggcgacGGTGGTTCAAG from Lytechinus variegatus isolate NC3 chromosome 8, Lvar_3.0, whole genome shotgun sequence includes the following:
- the LOC121420537 gene encoding uncharacterized protein LOC121420537 isoform X2, which produces MDNIWKKAIFILLVSWISFEDCHGQEVTVPESATFWVDDGSASLSCQVTGSPPQVTWSIGTDPLASWTENGEVTLPKPGGKYNMTVDGQEFDLLINNISISDALNYTCAAFGGGTAKFESSEVKVYREASEPVIKECPTNNEVDDDCRIDVFNETFMANLTCTVQHFFPNVTITWSSTHGVIDPINIDWQLSDEGCYCAYVTIEARPQDDAYVCTVTGEALRDERTKSLRALVRVYEDGVNPTKRDPDGDDGGDGGSSNLGMIVGIVIGCVFLVIIVIFIIYAVRVKKREASKGGKKYKYTKQAKQAATTEEDDERRAGESRTTTGKDDNFGVVDEVDERGEKRTEDEKNGM
- the LOC121420537 gene encoding uncharacterized protein LOC121420537 isoform X1; translation: MDNIWKKAIFILLVSWISFEDCHGQEVTVPESATFWVDDGSASLSCQVTGSPPQVTWSIGTDPLASWTENGEVTLPKPGGKYNMTVDGQEFDLLINNISISDALNYTCAAFGGGTAKFESSEVKVYREASEPVIKECPTNNEVDDDCRIDVFNETFMANLTCTVQHFFPNVTITWSSTHGVIDPINIDWQLSDEGCYCAYVTIEARPQDDAYVCTVTGEALRDERTKSLRALVRVYEDGVNPTKRDPDGDDGGDGGSSNLGMIVGIVIGCVFLVIIVIFIIYAVRVKKREASKGGKKYKYTKQAKQAATTEEDDERRAGESRTTTGKDDNFGVVDEVDERGEKRTEDEKNDWSPETKDSDGGGGGGGESGSVGGGGGGGGSSHDDGGGHDD